A single genomic interval of Odontesthes bonariensis isolate fOdoBon6 chromosome 3, fOdoBon6.hap1, whole genome shotgun sequence harbors:
- the ccdc71 gene encoding uncharacterized protein ccdc71, producing MADAPQGPMVSRPLVFANEERRAVHSWSRMSSAGHNVLLDALKILSPMSRDISSTEELVTFLQELSEEGNKPTVLRSKDVYAYRSCTSEPLTEDMLKPANKNVSRPTAKKRKRKPLVKKREVHPSWHPAERSSPRIQGVRPPEMLMDHRALVRSRTPVRTVEPSQSDVQPCLRLSNIEGLSGCHTARLQIHAICESSEMPSVHFSPQSYPPTLSGIPSQPSQNGGGAPTKAVALFSQKSLSCPIRLDGALIGDSAPVFYANGRAFPETHTELTSNGWRGNGLHRDVLSSRELGNPTRQRNGWKDEKSFRRKVIKVDDSRSVDEACRKAQKILHVNLCPVIQIQPLNHVLRDFRFQNK from the coding sequence ATGGCTGACGCACCACAAGGTCCCATGGTCAGCCGGCCGTTGGTATTCGCCAATGAGGAGCGGAGGGCCGTCCACTCCTGGTCCCGGATGTCCTCGGCCGGGCACAATGTCCTCCTGGACGCTCTGAAGATCCTCAGCCCGATGTCCCGAGACATTTCGAGCACGGAGGAGCTCGTGACCTTCCTACAGGAACTGAGCGAAGAGGGTAACAAGCCTACCGTGCTGCGCAGCAAGGACGTGTACGCCTACCGGTCCTGCACGAGCGAGCCGCTCACCGAGGACATGCTGAAGCCGGCCAACAAGAATGTCAGCAGACCCACCgccaagaagaggaagaggaagcctCTGGTGAAGAAGAGGGAGGTGCACCCATCCTGGCACCCCGCGGAGAGGAGCAGCCCCAGGATCCAGGGGGTCCGGCCTCCGGAGATGCTGATGGACCATCGGGCGCTCGTACGCAGCAGGACGCCCGTTCGAACTGTCGAGCCGTCGCAGTCGGACGTGCAGCCGTGCCTCAGACTGAGCAACATCGAAGGTCTGTCGGGCTGCCACACGGCCAGACTCCAGATCCACGCCATCTGCGAATCCTCTGAGATGCCCTCTGTTCACTTTTCACCGCAGAGTTACCCCCCAACACTTTCAGGAATACCCTCTCAGCCTTCTCAGAACGGTGGCGGGGCGCCCACCAAAGCCGTGGCCTTGTTCAGCCAAAAGAGCCTGTCCTGCCCGATCCGACTGGACGGCGCGCTCATCGGAGATTCCGCGCCGGTCTTCTACGCCAACGGCCGGGCGTTCCCAGAGACTCACACGGAGCTGACCAGCAACGGCTGGAGGGGCAACGGCCTCCACCGAGATGTCCTGAGCTCCAGGGAGCTGGGCAACCCCACGCGGCAGAGAAACGGCTGGAAGGACGAGAAAAGCTTCAGGCGGAAAGTGATAAAAGTGGACGACTCTCGCTCGGTGGACGAAGCCTGCAGGAAGGCGCAGAAGATCTTACACGTCAACCTGTGTCCAGTTATTCAGATCCAACCTCTCAACCACGTGCTGAGAGACTTCAGATTCCAGAATAAATGa